GAGGAAATACGGCTAAAGCTTATGCTGCTGGAATTGACATGCGATTGTTTGGAGAATTTGTTCCTGGCACCGATTCATGGATCAGTCTTTCATTGATGCAATCAAAAGAAAAATTGTTAAAAGGAACGGATAGCTATGGAAATCCCATTTATACGTCTTATATTGCAAGACCTAACGATCAGCGTTACAGTGTTTCAATGTTCTTTCAGGATTTTGTCCCTTCATATCCGCGTATTAAAGTCAATTTGAAGGTCATTTGGGCGGACGGATTACCGGTTTCTCCACCACATAATCCATATGTAGCCCCGTTCAGGACACCTCCTTATCAACGCGTTGATATCGGTGCCGCTTATGCTTTGATTGATAAAGACCATCGTCCGGATGCTGCCGTCTGGCATTTTATTAAAGACGCCTGGATTAATCTGGATGTGTTCAATTTGTTAGATATTTACAATGTAAATTCCTATTTTTGGGTGAATGATATCTATAACCGGCAATATCCGGTTCCGAATTATTTAACGGGACGATTGTTGAATATACGCTTTTCAGTAGACTTTTGATGAGTAGTAATTAATTATAAACGAAGAATATAAATCTTTTTGCCATGATGGATGTTTTACAAAACCGGACAACAATTCGAAAATATAGTGATCAGTTGATTGCACCTGAATTGTTGAATGAATTGCTGGCAGTGGCTTGCCGGGCAGCAAACACAGGCAACATGCAAGTTTACAGTATCGTTGTTTCCCAGTCGCATGCAATAAAAGAGGCTTTGGCTCCGGCACATTTTAATCAGCCGATGGTGATCGAAGCGCCTGTTGTATTGACGTTTTGTGCCGATTTTAACCGTTTTAATAAATGGTGTTTGCTACGTGATGCAGAGCCTGGTTATGATAATTTTCTGTCGTTTATGACGGCTGCTATTGATGCACTGTTAGTTGCTGAGCATTTTTGTGTGGCAGCCGAGAGTAACGGCTTGGGTACTTGTTATCTGGGGACAACTATTTATAATGCCCAACAAATTATCGACGTGCTGCATTTGCCGAAGTATGTGGTGCCAATGATTACCCTGACAGTAGGATATCCGGCTGAAACGCCCGCTCAGGTTGACCGGTTGCCATTGGAAGGTGTGGTGCATTTTGAAACATATCAACCATATAGCGAGGAGGATATTGATCGCATCTATAGTTATAAGGAAAGTTTGCCTGAAAGCCTCCAGTTTGTAAAGGAAAACTATAAAACTACGCTTGCACAGGTATTTACTGATGTGCGATATCCGAAGACGAATAATGAAACATTTTCTGCCATGTTGATGGATGTTTTGAAGAAGCAGGGATTTCTCAATGATTGAAGGATTGAAGGATTGAAGGATTGAAGGTTATAACTTCCTTTAGATTGAAGGATTGAAGGTTGTAACTTCCTTAACTTCTTCTTCAATCATTTGGCGTTTAAAAGTCCCTTTAGGGATTTAGGGTAAATTTCAGATTTTCAGATTTCTACTATATTACTGTCTACCAACTACTACACTACTTGGCAGTTGTCATCTTCTTTAACTTCGTGCTGTTTTTCAGTTATTCAGTTATTTGATTCTTCCAACCCCACCCGCTTCGCTCGTCCCCTTTAACCAAAGGGGACAGCACTTGAGCATCATGTTTCGGCAACCATGGTAGCCTTAGCTTGCTTGACAGATTCCTCTTCCCTTCTGACAAATTGAAGGATTGAAGGATTGAGTGATTGAGGGTTCTAACTTCCCTAACTTCCATATTTTCAGATTTCCATTGTCAACTGTCAATTGTCAACTGTCAATTGAATACGTCTTCCCGTAACTTCTTTAACTTCTGATTCTCAGATTCCTACTATCTACCGTCTACTAGCTACTAAACTACTTTGAGGGTTGTCATCTTCTTTATCTTCCGGTTGATTTATCATTCAGTGATTTTGTATACCTTTATGTACTTTTTCATAAGCCGGATATAGTCTGTTTTACGGCATAAAATATATTGATTACCAATACTATAGTCTGATTATGGCTTTTCCGGCTTCTATAATTTCAATAAATTATGAGCCAATTATTGTTAGATCATGAGTTAATAAAAAAATACGATCGTCCCGGTCCCAGATATACAAGCTACCCACCGGCAAACTTTTTCAAACCTTCTTTCGATCCTACTGACTATGTGGAGCTGTTACAAAAATCAAATTGTACGCAGCCTCATAACATGTCGTTCTATTTTCATGTTCCTTTCTGTCCTCAACTTTGCAATTTTTGTGGTTGCAACAGTGAACTGATGCGGGACAAGGTAAGTGTTGAGCGTTATTTTACCATATTACAAAAGGAATTTGTAACAGTAGCAACTTATCTGGATGCTTCGCGGCCTGTTTCGCAGATTCATTGGGGAGGAGGCACTCCAAATGGTGTTCCGATGCATTATATCACTGATGTGATGAATATGGTACGTTCTCATTTTCAATTGTCGTCCGATGCGGAGGTGGCTATGGAATGCAATCCTGCTTACATGACGATGGAGCAGATTGAGCAGTTAGCGGCGTTAGGCTTTAATCGCATCAGCCTCGGGATTCAGGATTTTGATTCGAATGTCCTTTCCATCATTCACCGACGTTCTTCAAAACTGCCTGTTGAAGACGTGATAAAAGCCCTGCATGCGAACAGGATGCAGGTGAATCTTGATTTTGTTTATGGATTGCCGACACAAACACTGGATAAGTTTCAGAAATCGATAGATAAGGCTATTCATTTAAACCCAGAACGTATTGTTACCTTTTCTTATGCCCATGTCCCTTGGGTCAAATCAGCTCAGAAGGAACTTGAACAGTATGTTTTACCTTCTGCAAATGATAAGTTGTCGCTGTTTCATATGGCATATGAACGTATAACGGATGCCGGCTATGAAGCTATTGGTCTGGATCATTTTGCACGTCCGCAGGATGAAATGGCACAGGCATTACGCAAGCACACCTTACACCGAAATTTTATGGGGTATTGCACGGTAAATCATGCAGGCCAGGTTTATGCGTTCGGAGCTTCATCCATTACGCAAATTGAGGATGCATATGTACAAAACAATAAAAATACGGATGCTTACATGGATATTATTGCCCGTCAGGGAATTGCTCCAGATAAGGGATATCTGTTGACGGAGCATGACAAGGTATGCCGTTTGGTGATTGAGGAACTGATGTGTAATCAGTTTATCGATCTCGATCAGCTTGCCAAACAATTATCAATCTCTTATGAAGAGCTGCTTAATATTACTACATTTTCTCCCGAAAAACTGCAATCGATGCTTGATGATCATTTAGTGACCTGGTCGAATCATCAGTTGACTGTTTTACCTCCCGGAAGAATGATTCTGCGGAATGTAGCTATGTTGTTTGACCCTTTGCAGCAGGCTGATTCGACCATGCGTTACTCCCGTACACTCTAAACTGAAATCAAAAAGAAACACAGATATGGAATTAAAAACAGATATTGTGGTGGTTGGAGCCGGCCTTACCGGCCTTACCACAGCTCATTATTTACAGAAGTATAAACAATCATTTCTCGTTATTGAACAGGCAAAACAAATTGGTGGAGCCATACAAACAGGTGAAGAAAACGGCTTTATTTATGAAAAAGGGCCAAGCACAGGAGTAATGAACAATGAAATTGTTCGTGAAGTCTTTGAGGATGTAAAGGCCTATTGTTCGCTCGAATGGGCTGCTAATAGTGTAAATAAGCGCTTTATCCTGAAAAATAACCGGTGGAGATCTCTGCCTGCAGGCGTCATCGGAGGTATAACGACTCCTTTGTTTCGTTTTTCGGATAAAATCCGTTTATTAGGAGAACCCTTCCGCAAACCAGGCATCAATCCAAATGAAACACTGGATCAATTGGTGAAAAGAAGGATGGGAAAGAGTTTTCTGGAATATGCGATCGATCCGTTTATCCTGGGGGTTTATGCAGGCGATCCCTCTTATCTGGTTCCACGTTTTGCTTTGCCAAAGCTATATAATCTGGAACAGAAATATGGCAGCTTTATTGGTGGCTCGGTAAAGATGCAACTGGAGAAACGGAAATCGGGAGAGAAAAAGCAACCCAAGCAGCCACACCGGATATTCTCTGCAAAGGAAGGCCTTAGCCATTTAACTCATGCATTAATGCAATCTGGTGGTGCAGAGAAATTTATGCTGGGCATACAGAATATTACGATTATGCCTGCCGAAGGCAGCCATTTCAATGTCAAAGGTGTTTTACCTGATGGAGAGGATTTACTGATTCAGGCTCACCAGGTCATTACAACAACCGGAGCTTCATCGTTGAATGGATTATTGCCTTTTATAGAACCATCTTTTATTCAAAGTATTACCAATCTGTTGTACGCCAAAGTTGTACAGGTCGCTGTAGGCTTTAACCGGTGGGAAGGTTCGGTGATTGATGGATTCGGAGGATTGATTCCTTCAAAAGAAGGCAAATTGGTGCTTGGTGTTTTGTATCCTTCTGCCTTTCTTTCAAAGCGGGCACCTGAGGGAGGTGCTTTGTTATCTGTTTTTATGGGAGGCGTACGCCACCCGGAGGTATATGATATGGATGACGAGGCCATTTATCAGCTTGTTGAGACATCTTTGCAGGAATGGATGGGTTTGGCTTCTTTTCATCCTGATTTGTTTCGTGTATTTCGTTATCAGGAGGCTATCCCGCAATATGGCGCTGATTGCGAAGCCCGTTTTATTGCTCTGGACAGGTTGGAACATCAGTATCCTAACTTACACATAGGTGGTAATTTACAAGGAGGTATTGGTATGGCCGATCGGATTAAACAGGGCAAGCAATTGGCAGAGAAAGTTGCAGGCAAATGATTGAATAATAAAATAGCAGAAGTTAAAAAAGATTATAAGATAATAACCTCAAAGTAGTTTAATAGTTGGTAGACAGTAGGTAGCAGGAAGCTGGAAATCAAAATTTAAAGAAGTTATGAGAAGGTGAGAAGTTGAGGAAGAACCAGCAGTATTACCAACACATTTCCGGGCTTTCAACTTTACATCTTAAATTTTCAACCGTTGTTCTTTTTCGACTTTTAGTTCCTTATGAAAAAACGGACGATTCTTTATATCATCTTAAGTATGGGGATAATAAGTTGTGTCTATTCACAAACTATTCAACCTCAGAGCACAGCGAACCCATTATCTCATCTGTCGCATAGCGATAGTGTGCAAAAAAAACATACGGATGCTTTACTGGCATAGAAACGTGCACAGCGTTTGAGGCTGATGTTGGCAGTTGATACACTTACCATGAGTGATTACATGATGAGCATGGATCGTGTAAATGATAAATTGAATGATATTGCTGATAGTGCCAGATTGGGATTTGAAGTGGAACGGATGGATCATATGCTTGATCTTATAGCAAATAATATCACTCTGATCCGTCTGAATATGGGGCGTCGTCGTTCGGGGACAAACATTAAGAATCTTTATCTTTATCAAAGCTTTGCGTCCAATTTTAATGCTCAGAATGACAGAATTGAGGCCCGGCTCGATAAGATGTATAACACGGTGTATCGTGCCAAGTTACGTCTCAAAACAGTTATGTCTGATTCTATTTTCCGTATTTTGTGTGCTGACAGTAGTCTTCGACACACTTTTAGCCAGAAGCTGATTCGTTTGGAACAAAAATGGAGTAGGGTGGATAGCCTGACTGCAACCGGTGTAAATACATTGAATGGCTTAAAGGTGAAAGTGACCAATAATGCTATTACCTTGTCGGACATGCTCAACTTCATGAATTACCGATTGGATAAAGCCGGACAACAACTGTTTGCGAAAGAAACTAATTTCTTTTGGCAAAAATCTTTACCCGATACGCTTGCAACGACGAAGTCCAAATCGATTGTCAATATTTTCGAGAGCGAACAAAAAGCGGTGAATTATTATATCAGTCAGACTTCACGGCAGCAAGGTCTGATTGTAACCATTCTGATACTATTATTTGTATGGTTGTTTCAGAAACGCAAACAGCTAAAGGCATTCCGGAAAAATGATGAAAAGTTTGCTTTCTTGCATTTACGATACCTTAATACTCATCCGGTTTTATCCCTTTTTATCGTGGTATTGAGTATTATGCCTTTTTTTGATGCCTATGCTCCAACTTCTTATATCTCAGGTGAATCATTGATCTTATTGGGAGTGGTTTCAACTATTATGTTTGCAAAATGGGATCGTTCCAAATGGTTTGTCTGGTTGATATTGGTCGGATTGTTTATAGCGGTAGCCAGCTCTGATTTATTCTTTGCTCCCGCTTTCCCTCAACGCTTGTTGCTGTTATTGCTGCATATTGCTATCGTCATAGCCGGGTTGCGTTTTCTTCGGAAAATGGCAAAAGAAACGGTTTATTACAGGCTGAGTAAGTTTGCCATCATCGTAGGCATTGTATTAGCATTCCTGGCTATGGTGAATAATATTTTCGGACGGTTTTCCCTGTCGCAAATCTTTGGTACTGCGGCTATCTTCGCTATAACACAGGCTATAACGTTGCCGATTTTTCTGGAAATTGTGATTGAAATATTTTTACTGCAATTTCAATCCGCACGATTGAAGAAAGGGAATGTCAAGCCTTTTGAGACAACGATTCTGGTTAATAAAATCCGATTGCCATTACTCATCATCCTGAGTATTCTCTGGGTTATCATGTTAGCTTCCAATCTTGACATATATCATTATGTTTACAGCACCATTCATGATTTTCTGACAAATCCCAGGGTGATTGGCAGTATCTCTTTCAAATGGGCAAGCGTCCTGTTGTTTTTTGTGATCATCTGGATGGCTCATATCTTACAAAGACTGATTACCTTTTTGTTTGGAGAGACAGGTTATGATCTGGATGATATCACAACAGCAACAAAAGGTCAACATTCGCGCCTGTTGGTTACGCGATTGCTGGTGCTGATCGGAGGATACCTGCTTGCAATAGCTGCATCCGGTTTACCCATTGATAAACTGACGATTATTATTGGTGCTTTAGGTGTTGGTGTCGGTATGGGATTACAAAGTATCGTCAA
The sequence above is drawn from the Microbacter margulisiae genome and encodes:
- a CDS encoding nitroreductase family protein, which gives rise to MDVLQNRTTIRKYSDQLIAPELLNELLAVACRAANTGNMQVYSIVVSQSHAIKEALAPAHFNQPMVIEAPVVLTFCADFNRFNKWCLLRDAEPGYDNFLSFMTAAIDALLVAEHFCVAAESNGLGTCYLGTTIYNAQQIIDVLHLPKYVVPMITLTVGYPAETPAQVDRLPLEGVVHFETYQPYSEEDIDRIYSYKESLPESLQFVKENYKTTLAQVFTDVRYPKTNNETFSAMLMDVLKKQGFLND
- the hemN gene encoding oxygen-independent coproporphyrinogen III oxidase, coding for MSQLLLDHELIKKYDRPGPRYTSYPPANFFKPSFDPTDYVELLQKSNCTQPHNMSFYFHVPFCPQLCNFCGCNSELMRDKVSVERYFTILQKEFVTVATYLDASRPVSQIHWGGGTPNGVPMHYITDVMNMVRSHFQLSSDAEVAMECNPAYMTMEQIEQLAALGFNRISLGIQDFDSNVLSIIHRRSSKLPVEDVIKALHANRMQVNLDFVYGLPTQTLDKFQKSIDKAIHLNPERIVTFSYAHVPWVKSAQKELEQYVLPSANDKLSLFHMAYERITDAGYEAIGLDHFARPQDEMAQALRKHTLHRNFMGYCTVNHAGQVYAFGASSITQIEDAYVQNNKNTDAYMDIIARQGIAPDKGYLLTEHDKVCRLVIEELMCNQFIDLDQLAKQLSISYEELLNITTFSPEKLQSMLDDHLVTWSNHQLTVLPPGRMILRNVAMLFDPLQQADSTMRYSRTL
- the hemG gene encoding protoporphyrinogen oxidase, translating into MELKTDIVVVGAGLTGLTTAHYLQKYKQSFLVIEQAKQIGGAIQTGEENGFIYEKGPSTGVMNNEIVREVFEDVKAYCSLEWAANSVNKRFILKNNRWRSLPAGVIGGITTPLFRFSDKIRLLGEPFRKPGINPNETLDQLVKRRMGKSFLEYAIDPFILGVYAGDPSYLVPRFALPKLYNLEQKYGSFIGGSVKMQLEKRKSGEKKQPKQPHRIFSAKEGLSHLTHALMQSGGAEKFMLGIQNITIMPAEGSHFNVKGVLPDGEDLLIQAHQVITTTGASSLNGLLPFIEPSFIQSITNLLYAKVVQVAVGFNRWEGSVIDGFGGLIPSKEGKLVLGVLYPSAFLSKRAPEGGALLSVFMGGVRHPEVYDMDDEAIYQLVETSLQEWMGLASFHPDLFRVFRYQEAIPQYGADCEARFIALDRLEHQYPNLHIGGNLQGGIGMADRIKQGKQLAEKVAGK
- a CDS encoding mechanosensitive ion channel family protein translates to MLAVDTLTMSDYMMSMDRVNDKLNDIADSARLGFEVERMDHMLDLIANNITLIRLNMGRRRSGTNIKNLYLYQSFASNFNAQNDRIEARLDKMYNTVYRAKLRLKTVMSDSIFRILCADSSLRHTFSQKLIRLEQKWSRVDSLTATGVNTLNGLKVKVTNNAITLSDMLNFMNYRLDKAGQQLFAKETNFFWQKSLPDTLATTKSKSIVNIFESEQKAVNYYISQTSRQQGLIVTILILLFVWLFQKRKQLKAFRKNDEKFAFLHLRYLNTHPVLSLFIVVLSIMPFFDAYAPTSYISGESLILLGVVSTIMFAKWDRSKWFVWLILVGLFIAVASSDLFFAPAFPQRLLLLLLHIAIVIAGLRFLRKMAKETVYYRLSKFAIIVGIVLAFLAMVNNIFGRFSLSQIFGTAAIFAITQAITLPIFLEIVIEIFLLQFQSARLKKGNVKPFETTILVNKIRLPLLIILSILWVIMLASNLDIYHYVYSTIHDFLTNPRVIGSISFKWASVLLFFVIIWMAHILQRLITFLFGETGYDLDDITTATKGQHSRLLVTRLLVLIGGYLLAIAASGLPIDKLTIIIGALGVGVGMGLQSIVNNFVSGIILIFDGSLKIGDEIEVNGQAGKVKEIGLRVVTINTADGAEVMIPNGTILSQNIVNWTYSNDQRRVVLDFSLSGNELDTNVINDVINDVVSKLPNVIAKNKPVILFTKVHQDTCWLTIRFWSTITNVEQVKSAAMLQLNAAFKDKNIKME